A single region of the Marinobacter salinus genome encodes:
- the sdhD gene encoding succinate dehydrogenase, hydrophobic membrane anchor protein, producing the protein MGMNSVTNIGRNGIQDWIIQRVSAYVLAIYTLFMLGFFATTDVDYQTWSALFGQSWFRIFTLLAVLSIGGHAWVGLWTVSTDYIKSAMQRGLFQAACILAIFVYVVWGIQIIWGL; encoded by the coding sequence ATGGGCATGAATAGTGTGACGAATATTGGCCGTAATGGCATTCAGGACTGGATCATCCAGCGGGTTTCAGCCTACGTATTGGCTATCTATACGCTGTTCATGCTCGGTTTTTTTGCCACAACCGACGTTGACTATCAGACATGGTCGGCACTTTTCGGTCAGTCGTGGTTCAGAATCTTTACCCTGCTTGCAGTGCTTTCGATCGGCGGCCACGCCTGGGTCGGGCTTTGGACAGTTTCTACCGACTACATTAAATCAGCGATGCAGCGTGGCCTCTTTCAGGCAGCCTGTATTCTTGCGATTTTCGTTTATGTGGTCTGGGGCATTCAGATTATTTGGGGGCTTTAA
- the sdhC gene encoding succinate dehydrogenase, cytochrome b556 subunit, with translation MNSKRPVNLDLGKFHFPLPAITSILHRVSGIIIFVGVAFMLYGLQLSLSGEEGFSRVSELLDSFLAKLITWGILSALLYHLVAGIKHLLMDVGIGEELESGRLAAKITIVVSVILIVLAGVWVWA, from the coding sequence GTGAATAGCAAACGACCAGTAAATCTCGATCTCGGCAAGTTTCATTTTCCGCTGCCAGCCATTACGTCCATATTGCATCGTGTGAGCGGCATCATCATTTTTGTTGGTGTTGCGTTCATGCTTTACGGACTCCAGCTTTCCCTGTCTGGGGAAGAGGGCTTCAGTCGCGTGAGTGAATTGCTGGACAGCTTCCTTGCCAAGCTGATTACCTGGGGCATTTTGTCTGCCTTGTTGTACCACCTGGTTGCAGGTATCAAGCACCTGCTCATGGATGTGGGCATAGGTGAAGAGCTGGAAAGTGGCCGCCTCGCCGCGAAGATCACGATTGTGGTTTCCGTCATTCTCATTGTTCTGGCAGGAGTCTGGGTATGGGCATGA
- the sdhA gene encoding succinate dehydrogenase flavoprotein subunit: MANIKTMSYDAIVIGGGGAGMRAALQLTESGVNTACITKVFPTRSHTVSAQGGITCAIASADPNDDWRWHMYDTVKGSDYIADQDAVEYMCSVGPQAVFELEHMGLPFSRTEQGRIYQRPFGGQSKGPDNPTQAARTCAAADRTGHALLHTLYQANLKGGTTFLNEWYAVDLVKNSKDEVVGVVAIEIETGEVAYIKCKATVLATGGAGRIYASTTNALINTGDGIGMALRAGFPMQDMEMWQFHPTGIYGAGTLVTEGCRGEGGYLINAEGERFMERYAPNAKDLAGRDVVARAMVIEILEGRGCGPDKDHVLLKLDHLGEETLNLRLPGICELSRTFAHVDPVKEPVPVVPTCHYMMGGVPTNVGGQALTQDENGNDKPIPGLFACGEAACVSVHGANRLGGNSLLDLVVFGRAAGLHIEEQLRGGFEVDGASEEDIKRAMARLDRLDSASEGESVAEVRKDLQNCMQLYFGVFRDGKSMEEGLKKLEAIGERVRNTKLADTSSAFNTARIEALELDNLYEVALATAISAYERKESRGAHARNDFTERDDENWLKHSLYFPLDKRIGKRDVNFAPKTVETFQPKIRTY, from the coding sequence ATGGCTAACATCAAGACCATGTCTTACGACGCGATTGTTATCGGTGGTGGCGGTGCCGGTATGCGGGCAGCCCTTCAGCTGACAGAGTCGGGCGTTAACACGGCGTGTATCACGAAAGTCTTTCCGACGCGTTCACACACTGTGTCGGCCCAGGGTGGTATAACCTGCGCCATCGCAAGTGCTGATCCCAATGATGACTGGCGCTGGCATATGTATGACACCGTCAAGGGGTCGGACTACATTGCCGATCAGGACGCTGTCGAGTACATGTGTTCAGTCGGACCTCAAGCGGTTTTTGAACTTGAACACATGGGGTTGCCTTTTTCCCGCACAGAGCAGGGCCGTATTTATCAGCGTCCTTTCGGCGGGCAATCCAAAGGGCCGGATAATCCGACTCAGGCTGCACGTACTTGTGCTGCTGCTGACCGGACTGGACATGCGCTGCTGCATACGCTTTATCAGGCCAACCTCAAAGGTGGTACCACCTTCCTTAACGAGTGGTACGCCGTCGATCTGGTTAAAAACAGCAAAGACGAAGTGGTTGGTGTAGTTGCGATTGAAATCGAAACCGGTGAAGTGGCTTACATCAAGTGTAAGGCGACCGTTCTGGCAACAGGCGGCGCTGGTCGTATCTATGCCTCGACTACGAATGCCCTGATCAACACTGGTGATGGTATCGGCATGGCGCTGCGCGCTGGTTTTCCGATGCAGGATATGGAAATGTGGCAGTTTCACCCCACAGGTATCTACGGTGCCGGTACGCTGGTGACGGAAGGCTGCCGGGGAGAGGGCGGTTACCTGATCAATGCCGAGGGTGAGCGTTTCATGGAGCGTTATGCTCCGAACGCAAAAGACCTGGCCGGCCGTGACGTTGTCGCCCGGGCGATGGTTATCGAGATTCTGGAAGGCCGCGGTTGTGGCCCGGACAAAGATCACGTCCTGCTCAAGCTCGACCACCTGGGTGAAGAGACCCTGAATTTGCGTCTGCCGGGAATCTGTGAGCTTTCACGCACCTTTGCCCACGTCGATCCGGTTAAAGAGCCTGTTCCGGTTGTTCCGACCTGCCACTACATGATGGGTGGCGTTCCGACCAACGTTGGTGGTCAGGCCCTGACTCAGGATGAAAATGGCAACGACAAGCCGATCCCGGGTCTGTTTGCCTGCGGCGAAGCGGCCTGTGTGTCTGTTCATGGTGCCAACCGGCTCGGTGGCAATTCGCTCCTCGACCTGGTGGTATTCGGTCGTGCCGCTGGCCTTCACATTGAGGAGCAGCTTCGCGGCGGCTTTGAGGTTGACGGTGCCAGTGAGGAAGATATCAAGCGTGCCATGGCCCGCCTGGATCGTCTGGACAGCGCTTCCGAAGGCGAAAGCGTCGCCGAAGTGCGCAAGGACCTCCAGAATTGCATGCAGCTGTATTTCGGTGTTTTCCGGGATGGCAAGAGCATGGAAGAGGGCTTGAAAAAGCTGGAAGCGATCGGCGAGCGGGTTCGTAACACCAAGCTTGCTGACACCAGTAGCGCCTTCAACACCGCGCGTATTGAGGCTCTGGAGCTGGACAACTTGTATGAAGTTGCGTTGGCTACTGCGATTTCTGCCTATGAGCGTAAAGAGAGCCGTGGCGCTCATGCCCGTAACGACTTCACCGAACGTGATGACGAAAACTGGCTGAAGCACTCTCTCTATTTCCCGCTGGACAAGCGTATTGGCAAGCGTGATGTTAACTTCGCGCCAAAAACTGTCGAAACGTTCCAGCCGAAGATTCGGACTTACTAA
- a CDS encoding succinate dehydrogenase iron-sulfur subunit produces MLVSLYRYNPETDNAPYMQDVDVELPAGKDLMVLDVLNLMKEKDPSVAYRRSCREGVCGSDGMNMNGKNGLACITPVSQVVKGDKLVLRPLPGLPVIRDLVVDMGQFYKQYEKVMPYLVNDSPAPAIERLQSPEDREKLDGLYECILCACCSTSCPSFWWNPDKFIGPAGLLQAYRFLADSRDTAQADRLANLDDPFSVFRCRGIMNCVSVCPKGLNPTRAIGHIRNLLLQRAT; encoded by the coding sequence ATGTTGGTAAGCCTTTACCGTTATAACCCGGAAACTGATAACGCCCCTTACATGCAGGACGTTGATGTCGAACTTCCGGCGGGCAAGGACCTTATGGTTCTGGATGTCCTTAACCTGATGAAGGAAAAGGATCCCTCCGTCGCTTATCGTCGTTCCTGCCGTGAGGGTGTTTGTGGCTCTGATGGCATGAACATGAACGGCAAGAACGGTCTCGCGTGTATAACGCCAGTCTCCCAGGTCGTGAAGGGCGACAAGCTCGTGCTGCGCCCTTTGCCTGGTCTGCCCGTCATTCGTGACCTGGTTGTCGATATGGGTCAGTTTTACAAGCAGTATGAGAAAGTTATGCCGTACTTGGTGAATGACAGCCCGGCTCCGGCCATTGAGCGCCTGCAATCACCGGAAGATCGGGAGAAGCTGGACGGCCTGTACGAGTGTATTCTCTGTGCGTGCTGTTCCACCTCCTGTCCGTCCTTCTGGTGGAACCCGGATAAGTTCATTGGCCCCGCCGGCCTGCTTCAGGCCTACCGGTTTCTGGCCGACAGCCGTGATACCGCGCAGGCTGATCGTCTTGCCAACCTGGATGACCCGTTCAGTGTGTTCCGTTGCCGGGGTATCATGAACTGCGTCAGCGTCTGCCCGAAAGGCCTTAACCCCACGAGGGCAATTGGCCACATTCGGAATCTTCTGCTGCAACGGGCGACTTAA
- the gltA gene encoding citrate synthase — translation MTDRKATLSVGDNSIELPVYSGTVGPDVIDVRGLVQEGVFTYDPGFVSTAACESAITFIDGANGVLLHRGYPIEQLADHSDYLEVCYLLLKGELPTKEENKRFHDTIKNHTMLHDQMRNFFQGFRRDAHPMAIMCGVVGALSAFYHDQMDVKDEHQREITAHRLIAKMPTIAAWCYKYSIGQPFMYPRNDLSYSENFLQMMFGVPCEEYKPNPILAKAMDKIFILHADHEQNASTSTVRLAGSTGANPYACIASGIAALWGPAHGGANEAVLDMLAEIGDESNIEKFIAKAKDKDDPFRLMGFGHRVYKNFDPRAKVMAETAHEVLTELGLENDPLLKIAQRLEKIALEDEYFVKRKLYPNVDFYSGLILKAIGIPTSMFTVIFALSRTIGWFSHWNEMVSGDYRIGRPRQLYTGSPARDYPER, via the coding sequence ATGACCGACAGGAAAGCCACGCTCTCGGTGGGGGACAACTCCATTGAGCTACCGGTATATTCCGGCACCGTCGGCCCTGACGTTATTGACGTACGAGGCCTGGTCCAGGAAGGCGTTTTTACTTACGATCCGGGGTTCGTATCAACAGCAGCCTGCGAATCGGCCATCACCTTTATTGACGGCGCAAACGGCGTTCTTCTGCACCGCGGCTACCCTATTGAACAGCTTGCAGACCACTCCGATTACCTGGAAGTGTGCTATCTGCTACTGAAGGGTGAACTGCCGACCAAGGAAGAGAACAAGCGCTTCCACGACACCATCAAAAATCACACCATGCTGCACGACCAGATGCGCAACTTCTTCCAGGGGTTCCGTCGCGACGCGCACCCGATGGCCATCATGTGTGGCGTTGTCGGCGCATTGTCCGCTTTCTACCACGATCAGATGGACGTCAAAGACGAGCATCAGCGTGAAATCACCGCTCACCGCCTGATCGCAAAAATGCCCACGATCGCCGCCTGGTGCTATAAGTACAGCATTGGCCAGCCATTCATGTATCCGCGGAACGACCTTTCTTACTCCGAGAATTTCCTGCAGATGATGTTTGGTGTGCCCTGCGAGGAATACAAGCCGAACCCGATTCTGGCCAAGGCCATGGACAAGATTTTCATTTTGCACGCAGATCATGAGCAAAACGCGTCCACCTCCACCGTTCGCCTGGCTGGCTCCACTGGCGCCAACCCATACGCATGCATCGCATCTGGCATTGCAGCCCTTTGGGGACCGGCTCACGGCGGTGCTAACGAAGCGGTGCTGGACATGCTGGCTGAAATCGGCGACGAGTCCAACATCGAAAAATTCATCGCCAAGGCCAAGGACAAAGACGATCCGTTCCGACTGATGGGCTTCGGCCACCGGGTTTACAAGAATTTCGACCCGCGGGCCAAGGTCATGGCGGAAACCGCTCACGAGGTTCTTACAGAGTTGGGTCTGGAGAACGATCCGCTGCTGAAGATTGCCCAGCGCCTGGAAAAAATTGCACTGGAAGACGAGTACTTCGTCAAGCGCAAACTCTACCCGAACGTAGATTTCTACTCCGGCCTGATACTCAAAGCAATCGGTATCCCAACCTCAATGTTCACTGTCATCTTTGCCCTGTCGCGGACCATTGGCTGGTTCTCACACTGGAATGAGATGGTCAGCGGCGACTACCGAATCGGTCGCCCTCGCCAACTCTACACCGGCTCCCCAGCACGGGACTATCCGGAGAGGTAA
- a CDS encoding erythromycin esterase family protein: MMIQGNQPPGSGEYAGFGRHGAGTDVSEAIASLAEPFDSIAELPLQGLLDRIGDARVVLLGEASHGTAEFYLVRERITRALIEEKGFRFVAIEGDWPDAARIDHYVRHAEYPPSEWTAFSRFPTWMWRNEEVRDFVDWLHNRNSGRPADERVAFHGLDLYSLYSSIRAVLEYLEEVDPDLALDARQHYECLAPFESDPATYARAALNPGYMTCEKPVLEMLNALLGRHRRYAEHDSDRFLDAVQNARLVADAEEYYRTMYYGSHSAWNLRDTHMFETLESLLKHYGDKSKAVVWAHNSHVGNSDSTDMSRRGEFNIGKLCRDRFGKDLYTVGFGTDHGTVAAASNWDAPMEIKQVRPALQGSFERHCHDTGIPGFLIPFGKAEGQVRELMSGRFLERAIGVIYRPETERQSHYFRACLPEQFDEYVWIDRTRAITPFASGLIPGVPDTYPFGL; encoded by the coding sequence ATGATGATTCAGGGTAATCAGCCACCCGGCTCAGGAGAGTACGCCGGTTTCGGCAGGCACGGAGCTGGTACGGATGTTTCAGAAGCGATAGCGTCCCTCGCCGAGCCCTTCGATTCGATTGCGGAGCTGCCGCTGCAAGGCTTGTTGGACCGCATCGGGGATGCCCGGGTGGTTTTACTGGGGGAGGCCTCCCATGGAACTGCCGAGTTCTATCTGGTGCGGGAACGTATTACCAGGGCCCTGATAGAAGAGAAGGGCTTTCGCTTTGTTGCGATTGAGGGGGACTGGCCTGACGCTGCGCGAATTGACCATTATGTTCGTCATGCCGAATACCCACCCTCGGAATGGACCGCCTTTTCGCGCTTTCCAACCTGGATGTGGCGAAATGAGGAAGTGCGTGATTTTGTTGACTGGCTCCATAACCGGAACAGCGGTCGCCCTGCAGACGAAAGGGTGGCGTTTCATGGTCTGGATTTATACAGCCTCTACAGTTCCATCCGTGCTGTGCTTGAATATCTTGAAGAAGTAGATCCCGATCTGGCGCTGGATGCCCGTCAGCACTATGAGTGCCTGGCACCGTTTGAGAGTGATCCGGCGACTTACGCGAGGGCTGCCCTCAATCCGGGCTATATGACCTGTGAAAAACCTGTTCTTGAGATGCTCAATGCGCTTCTGGGGCGCCATCGCCGTTACGCCGAGCATGACTCCGATCGCTTCCTGGACGCGGTTCAGAATGCGCGACTAGTGGCGGATGCCGAGGAATATTACCGGACCATGTATTACGGCAGCCACAGTGCGTGGAATCTCCGGGACACCCACATGTTTGAGACGCTGGAGTCTTTGCTCAAGCATTACGGTGATAAAAGCAAGGCGGTAGTCTGGGCCCATAACAGCCACGTCGGCAATTCCGATTCGACGGATATGAGCCGGCGCGGAGAGTTCAATATCGGAAAACTCTGTCGTGACCGGTTTGGGAAGGATCTCTATACTGTCGGGTTCGGCACCGACCACGGGACCGTGGCGGCCGCTTCTAACTGGGATGCCCCCATGGAAATCAAACAGGTAAGGCCTGCGCTTCAGGGCAGTTTTGAGCGTCACTGTCACGATACGGGCATTCCCGGTTTTCTGATCCCGTTTGGGAAGGCCGAAGGCCAGGTGCGGGAGCTCATGTCAGGGCGTTTTCTTGAGCGTGCGATCGGAGTGATCTATCGACCGGAAACTGAACGCCAGAGTCACTATTTTCGGGCATGCCTGCCGGAACAGTTCGATGAGTATGTCTGGATTGATCGAACCCGGGCAATCACACCATTCGCGAGCGGATTAATACCTGGGGTGCCGGATACCTATCCGTTTGGCTTGTAG
- a CDS encoding 2-oxoglutarate dehydrogenase E1 component: MHESIMEQLWQTSHLQGGNLAYVEQLFETYLKDPNAVPEEWRSYFDKLPSVDGYQGRDVAHSSIREQFEHISRNQRFLATGGVPASATTDADKKQIRVLQLINAYRFRGHQEAKLDPLGVWQRPEVEDLNPSFHELSDTDRDLEFQTGSLNFGSETMKLGDIIEGLRSTYCESIGAEYMHVVDTRIKRWFQQRMEPVRSRPEYEAKTRKHLLERLTAAEGLEKYLGSRYPGVKRFGLEGGESLIPCLDELIQRAGSYGAKEIVLGMAHRGRLNVLVNTLGKNPKELFDEFEGKKLADSGSGDVKYHQGFSSNIMTPGGEIHLAMAFNPSHLEIVSPVVEGSVRARQTRRDDLDGSQVVPIIMHGDAAFAGQGVVMETFQMSQTRGYGVGGTIHIVINNQVGFTTSKQEDARSTEYCTDAAKMIQAPILHVNADDPEAVIFATQMAMDYRNEFKNDVVIDLVCYRRRGHNEADEPAATQPVMYEKIRKLKTTRNLYAEQLVTAGVISEDEAKQIENDYRDALDNGEHVVKSLVKEPNKELYVDWTPYLGHEWTAKCKSSVALKTIQKLGKKLVQVPEGFSIQRQVSKIVTDREKMTAGALPINWGYGEVMAYATLLDEGHPIRITGQDVGRGTFSHRHAVLHNQKDGSTHTALECLSEDQPKFELYDSLLSEEAVMAFEYGYSTTSPKGLVVWEAQFGDFANGAQVVIDQFLTSGEHKWGRLCGLTLLLPHGYEGQGPEHSSARLERFLQMCAEHNIQVCVPTTPSQVFHMLRRQVKRPLRKPLVAITPKSLLRHKEATSGLDDLTSGTFQTVLPEKEPSDPKKVTRLIMCSGKVYFDLLEKKKADERDDVAIFRIEQLYPFPGDDLDAMLAQYTKLKNVVWCQEEPMNQGAWYPSQHHMRNALQRLNPKLYLQYAGRDASAAPACGHMSVHIEEQKKLVNDAFEI, encoded by the coding sequence ATGCACGAAAGCATCATGGAGCAGTTATGGCAGACTTCCCACTTACAAGGTGGCAATCTGGCCTATGTTGAACAGCTTTTTGAAACCTACCTGAAAGACCCCAACGCCGTTCCGGAAGAGTGGCGCAGTTATTTCGACAAGCTTCCAAGTGTCGATGGCTATCAAGGCCGTGACGTTGCTCACTCTTCGATTCGCGAGCAGTTCGAGCACATTTCCCGCAACCAACGTTTTCTGGCTACCGGCGGCGTACCTGCTAGCGCAACGACTGACGCGGACAAGAAACAAATTCGCGTTCTGCAGCTGATTAACGCTTACCGTTTCCGTGGTCACCAGGAAGCCAAGCTGGATCCGCTCGGTGTTTGGCAGCGTCCCGAGGTAGAGGACCTGAATCCGTCGTTCCACGAATTGTCGGATACGGACCGTGATCTAGAATTCCAGACTGGTTCCCTGAATTTTGGCTCCGAGACCATGAAGCTCGGAGACATTATTGAGGGGCTGCGTAGCACCTATTGCGAGAGCATCGGCGCAGAGTACATGCACGTTGTTGATACTCGCATCAAGCGTTGGTTTCAGCAGCGTATGGAGCCGGTTCGCTCACGACCGGAGTATGAGGCGAAGACCCGGAAGCACCTTCTGGAGCGCCTGACTGCTGCCGAAGGCCTGGAGAAGTACCTCGGGTCCCGGTACCCGGGTGTCAAGCGCTTCGGTCTCGAAGGAGGCGAAAGCCTCATTCCTTGCCTGGATGAGCTTATCCAGCGTGCCGGTTCCTACGGCGCCAAGGAAATCGTTCTAGGCATGGCTCACCGGGGCCGGCTGAACGTTCTCGTCAATACTCTTGGCAAAAACCCCAAGGAGCTGTTTGACGAATTCGAAGGTAAAAAACTGGCCGACTCTGGCTCCGGGGATGTGAAGTATCACCAGGGCTTCTCGTCGAACATTATGACACCCGGTGGTGAAATCCACCTGGCAATGGCGTTTAACCCGTCTCACCTGGAGATTGTTTCGCCAGTGGTTGAGGGTTCCGTTCGTGCCCGCCAGACTCGCCGTGATGATCTCGATGGCAGCCAGGTTGTTCCTATTATCATGCATGGTGACGCGGCGTTCGCAGGCCAGGGTGTGGTGATGGAAACCTTCCAGATGTCCCAGACCCGTGGTTATGGGGTTGGCGGTACTATCCATATTGTGATCAATAACCAGGTCGGCTTTACGACCAGTAAACAGGAAGATGCACGATCAACCGAGTACTGTACAGACGCTGCCAAAATGATTCAGGCACCGATTCTGCACGTCAACGCGGACGATCCCGAAGCAGTCATTTTTGCGACTCAGATGGCGATGGATTATCGCAACGAGTTCAAGAACGATGTGGTTATCGACCTGGTTTGCTACCGACGTCGCGGGCATAACGAAGCCGATGAACCGGCGGCCACCCAGCCAGTCATGTACGAGAAGATCCGCAAGCTGAAGACCACTCGTAATCTCTACGCGGAGCAACTGGTTACTGCGGGTGTGATTTCAGAAGATGAAGCCAAGCAGATCGAGAACGACTACCGTGACGCACTGGACAACGGTGAGCATGTGGTCAAGTCTCTGGTAAAGGAGCCTAACAAGGAGCTTTACGTTGACTGGACCCCTTATCTCGGACATGAGTGGACAGCAAAGTGCAAATCCAGCGTAGCACTTAAAACGATTCAGAAGCTGGGCAAGAAGCTGGTTCAGGTACCTGAGGGATTCAGTATCCAGCGCCAGGTTTCAAAGATTGTCACGGACCGGGAAAAAATGACCGCGGGCGCTCTGCCCATTAACTGGGGCTACGGCGAAGTAATGGCCTATGCCACGCTGTTGGATGAAGGTCACCCGATCCGCATCACTGGTCAGGACGTGGGCCGCGGGACGTTTTCGCACCGGCACGCGGTACTGCATAATCAAAAGGATGGGTCGACCCATACCGCTCTTGAGTGCCTTTCCGAGGACCAACCGAAGTTTGAGCTATACGACTCGCTGCTCTCTGAAGAAGCCGTAATGGCTTTTGAGTACGGTTACTCCACGACGTCGCCCAAGGGACTGGTTGTCTGGGAAGCACAGTTTGGTGATTTTGCCAACGGTGCTCAGGTTGTTATCGACCAGTTCCTCACCAGCGGCGAGCACAAGTGGGGACGCCTGTGCGGGCTGACATTGCTTCTTCCTCACGGTTACGAAGGGCAGGGCCCGGAGCACAGTTCTGCGCGCCTCGAGCGATTTTTGCAGATGTGCGCCGAGCACAATATTCAGGTTTGTGTGCCGACAACGCCGTCGCAGGTTTTCCACATGTTGCGCCGGCAAGTCAAGCGCCCGCTACGTAAGCCTCTGGTTGCGATCACGCCGAAGAGCCTGCTGCGTCACAAAGAAGCCACTTCCGGTCTGGATGACCTGACCTCGGGCACTTTCCAAACGGTGCTTCCGGAAAAGGAACCTTCTGATCCGAAGAAGGTGACGCGCCTGATTATGTGTAGCGGCAAGGTGTACTTTGATCTGCTGGAGAAGAAAAAGGCTGATGAGCGTGATGATGTGGCCATTTTCCGCATCGAGCAGCTCTATCCGTTCCCCGGAGACGACCTGGACGCAATGCTTGCCCAGTACACCAAATTGAAAAACGTGGTGTGGTGTCAGGAAGAGCCGATGAACCAGGGTGCGTGGTATCCAAGCCAGCACCACATGAGAAATGCGCTTCAGCGCCTGAATCCAAAACTGTACCTTCAGTATGCCGGTCGTGACGCCTCGGCTGCGCCTGCTTGTGGACACATGTCTGTGCACATCGAAGAGCAGAAGAAACTGGTCAACGACGCGTTTGAAATCTGA
- a CDS encoding NAD(P)-dependent oxidoreductase has translation MTTTVTFIGLGVMGYPMAGHLAKAGLSVRVWNRTNAKAEQWAAEYSGKACKTIAEAVEGADFVMTCVGADKDLIEVFEGDEGIIANAPEGAILIDHTTASAGVAERLAAAAAARKQGFIDAPVSGGQQGAENGKLTVMCGGSDTDFAEAKPLMDHYARAVNLLGPAGSGQKTKMVNQIAIAGLVQGLSEALHFAEQANLDVAKVVDVISKGAAQSWQMENRSGTMIEGKFDHGFAVDWMRKDLGICLEEARKVNASLPVTALVDQFYADVQAMGGQRWDTSSLIKRLRKFR, from the coding sequence ATGACAACAACCGTAACCTTCATTGGCCTGGGCGTAATGGGCTACCCCATGGCCGGACACCTGGCCAAGGCCGGTCTATCGGTCAGGGTCTGGAACCGCACGAACGCCAAGGCAGAGCAATGGGCGGCTGAATACTCGGGCAAGGCCTGCAAAACGATTGCTGAAGCGGTTGAAGGGGCAGACTTTGTAATGACTTGCGTCGGAGCCGACAAAGACCTGATAGAGGTGTTTGAGGGAGATGAAGGAATCATAGCCAACGCCCCCGAAGGCGCGATCCTTATTGATCACACCACAGCCTCCGCTGGTGTCGCCGAGAGACTGGCGGCCGCGGCAGCTGCGAGAAAGCAGGGCTTTATCGATGCGCCGGTTTCCGGTGGTCAGCAGGGAGCAGAAAACGGAAAACTAACCGTTATGTGTGGCGGCTCCGATACCGACTTCGCGGAGGCGAAGCCGCTCATGGATCATTACGCGCGGGCCGTTAACTTGCTGGGGCCCGCCGGAAGTGGTCAGAAAACGAAAATGGTGAACCAGATCGCTATCGCGGGACTGGTTCAGGGCCTCTCAGAAGCCCTGCACTTCGCGGAACAGGCAAATCTGGATGTAGCCAAGGTTGTCGACGTAATTTCCAAAGGCGCCGCTCAATCATGGCAAATGGAAAACCGCTCAGGAACCATGATTGAGGGTAAGTTCGATCACGGTTTCGCGGTTGACTGGATGCGCAAGGATCTCGGCATTTGCCTGGAAGAGGCGCGAAAAGTCAATGCATCGCTGCCTGTCACGGCACTGGTGGACCAGTTTTACGCAGATGTTCAGGCCATGGGTGGCCAGCGCTGGGACACGTCATCACTGATCAAGAGGTTGCGGAAATTCCGCTGA